The sequence below is a genomic window from Terriglobales bacterium.
ACCGCGCTCGTCAAGATTCCGCGCAACTACTGCTTTGGCTGCGGCCAGGACAATCCCGACGGCATGCGCCTGCGCTTCCACTATGACGAGAAGCGACACCGCTTCGTGGGCCGCTTCCGCCTGCCGCGCCGCTACCAGGGCCCTCCCGGCCACGCCCACGGCGGCATCATCGCCACGCTCCTCGACGAAGCCATGGGCAAGGTCAACAAATTGCGCTCCGTCATCGCGCTCACCCGCAACATGCGCGTGGAGTATCTGAAACCCGTGCCGCTGGGCAAGCCGATCATCGTGGAAGGCTACGAACGCAGCGTCCGCGGACGGCGCCACCTGAACGCCGCGCACATCCTCAATGAACAGGGCGACGTGCTGGCGCGCAGCACCGGCGTGTTCATTGCGATCGATCCAGGACAGTTCATGGCTTTTCAACGCCGAGGACGCTGAGCCCCCCGAAAAACCCAGCGGAGAGCAAGCGATGTTCGAGCGCTACGCCGGGAAAGCCCGGCGCGTGATCTTGGGCGCCGGGCACCTGCACTCCGCCTCTGCGGTGAGAGAGGTTTAAGCTAAAATAAAGTGTTCCCGCCCAGCCACTGCTCACATCAGTAGGCCAAAGCGGGAGCGTGCCTGCGCACACGCGTTCGGGGGAGGGTTCTATGGCGGACAACAACGGCAACAAAAGCTTCAATCCCGGCGACACCGGGTTGCGCCTGAAGACCGGCCTGGCCGAGATGCTGAAGGGCGGCGTCATCATGGATGTCACCAACGCCGAGCAGGCTTCCATCGCCGAGAAGGCTGGCGCCGTCGCCGTCATGGCGCTGGAGCGCGTGCCGGCGCAGATCCGCGCCGAGGGCGGCGTGGCCCGCATGGCCTCGCCGAAAAAAATCCGCGAGATCATGGACGCCGTCTCCATTCCCGTCATGGCCAAGTGCCGCATCGGCCACTTCGCCGAGGCGCAGGTTCTCCAGGAACTCGGGGTTGATTACATTGACGAGTCCGAGGTCCTCACCCCCGCCGACGAGGCGCATCACGTGGACAAACACGCCTTCAAGGTCCCGTTCGTGTGCGGCGCGCGCAATCTGGGCGAGGCCCTGCGGCGCATCGCCGAGGGCGCAGCCATGATCCGCACCAAAGGCGAGGCCGGCACGGGCGACGTGGTCCACGCCGTCAAACACATGCGCTCGATCGTGCAGGAGATGAAGATCCTCACCGTGCTCGGTGAGGAAGAACTCTACGCCAAGGCCAAGGAACACCAGGCCCCTTACGAGCTGGTGCGCATCGTCGCCCGCGACGGCAAGCTGCCGGTGCCGAACTTCTCAGCCGGCGGCATTGCGACGCCCGCAGACGCGTCGCTGGTTATGCAACTCGGCGCCGAGGCCGTGTTCGTCGGCTCCGGCATTTTCATGGCGGATTCGGTCAATTTCTGCCCGCCCGATGAAGCCTATCGCCGCGCCAGGGCCATCGTGCTGGCGACGACGCACTATCAAGACCCTAAAGTATTACTTGAAGTGTCGCGGGACGTGCCCAGCTCGATGAAGGGCCTCGCCGTCGGCGCCATGAGCGAGGCCGACATGTTGCAAACGCGAGGCTGGTAAGCGGCTGAAGAAAATTCCTACCGCGGATTGACGCGGACAAGCGCGTATCACGGTTCGCTTTGGATCGGCGTTCATCCGCGCCGGTCCGCGGTAAGGTTTTGTTCCCATGACGGTTGGTGTTCTCGCACTGCAAGGCGACTTCGACGCGCATCGCCGCCGGCTCGAGCAGCTCGGGGCCCAGGTCGTCCTGGTGCGCAAGGCGGAACAACTCGACAACCTCGACGCTCTCATCATCCCCGGCGGAGAATCGTCCACATTCCTGAAGCTTCTCGGTGCGGAATTTGAGCGCAGGCTGCGCGATTTCGTGCGCTCGAAACCGACGTTCGGCACATGCGCCGGCGCAATTCTGCTCGCGCGTGAGGTGACCGGGCCCGAACAGCAGAGCCTGGGCGCGCTCGACATCGGCGTGCGGCGCAACGCCTACGGCCGCCAGGTCGACAGCGCCATCCACACCGCCGAAACTTCCCTGCCCGGCGGCCCGCTCGAAGCCGTCTTCATCCGCGCTCCCAAGATCGAGCGCGTTGGGAAAGAGGTGGAAGTCCTCGCGCGCGAAGGCAACGATCCGGTTCTCGTCCGCCAGGGCAAGGTCATGGCGGCCACGTTTCATCCCGAGCTGAGCGCAGACACGCGGGTGCACGCAGAGTTCCTGAAGCTGGTTCGCTGATTGACCGGCTGCGTGAGAAAATCCCGAGCGGAAGCGAAGGACCTATACCGCGGCCCGTGCCGCTCCCGGCGGGCCCTCACGAAAGTGTGGCATCCTGGGCGAAGTCCCGGTCCCGCGAAGCGGGAAAGGGCGAGTCGAAGGA
It includes:
- a CDS encoding PaaI family thioesterase is translated as MSTLRHGRGHDTALVKIPRNYCFGCGQDNPDGMRLRFHYDEKRHRFVGRFRLPRRYQGPPGHAHGGIIATLLDEAMGKVNKLRSVIALTRNMRVEYLKPVPLGKPIIVEGYERSVRGRRHLNAAHILNEQGDVLARSTGVFIAIDPGQFMAFQRRGR
- the pdxS gene encoding pyridoxal 5'-phosphate synthase lyase subunit PdxS — encoded protein: MADNNGNKSFNPGDTGLRLKTGLAEMLKGGVIMDVTNAEQASIAEKAGAVAVMALERVPAQIRAEGGVARMASPKKIREIMDAVSIPVMAKCRIGHFAEAQVLQELGVDYIDESEVLTPADEAHHVDKHAFKVPFVCGARNLGEALRRIAEGAAMIRTKGEAGTGDVVHAVKHMRSIVQEMKILTVLGEEELYAKAKEHQAPYELVRIVARDGKLPVPNFSAGGIATPADASLVMQLGAEAVFVGSGIFMADSVNFCPPDEAYRRARAIVLATTHYQDPKVLLEVSRDVPSSMKGLAVGAMSEADMLQTRGW
- the pdxT gene encoding pyridoxal 5'-phosphate synthase glutaminase subunit PdxT, with the translated sequence MTVGVLALQGDFDAHRRRLEQLGAQVVLVRKAEQLDNLDALIIPGGESSTFLKLLGAEFERRLRDFVRSKPTFGTCAGAILLAREVTGPEQQSLGALDIGVRRNAYGRQVDSAIHTAETSLPGGPLEAVFIRAPKIERVGKEVEVLAREGNDPVLVRQGKVMAATFHPELSADTRVHAEFLKLVR